A single window of Cytobacillus dafuensis DNA harbors:
- a CDS encoding MarR family winged helix-turn-helix transcriptional regulator, protein MENLREMFQIMTRRFGLLDKNCCSVGGFDISLIHSHILYEIDNQHNPSMQQVAESLGTDITTFSRQVQALVKMNLVEKTPLPEDKRVYILSLTTEGKFVAKTIDQQMNTYLNDVFSHMNEFEKETVIRSIKLLNEAMAKTSNCCTIPLR, encoded by the coding sequence GTGGAAAATCTCCGTGAAATGTTTCAGATTATGACACGACGATTTGGCTTGTTAGATAAAAATTGTTGCAGCGTTGGTGGCTTTGATATTTCACTCATCCACAGCCATATTCTTTATGAGATCGACAATCAGCATAATCCGTCCATGCAGCAAGTAGCAGAATCATTAGGAACTGATATTACCACGTTCAGTCGACAAGTCCAAGCATTAGTTAAAATGAATTTGGTAGAAAAGACTCCACTCCCAGAAGATAAAAGGGTCTATATACTATCACTTACAACTGAAGGGAAATTTGTCGCAAAAACGATTGATCAACAAATGAATACTTACTTGAATGATGTTTTTTCTCATATGAATGAGTTTGAGAAAGAGACAGTGATTCGGTCCATTAAGTTATTAAATGAGGCAATGGCAAAAACGAGTAATTGTTGCACCATTCCATTGAGGTGA
- a CDS encoding arsenite methyltransferase yields the protein MSEVQNDQIRNNVRENYKEIALRVVSNDNCCAPSCCTPDENQNISIEEISKKMGYTTEELKNIPNGANMGLGCGNPQAIADLKEGETVLDLGSGGGFDCFLASPKVGDKGRVIGVDMTPEMITKARNNAEKNQFKNVEFRLGEVENLPVADSFVDVIISNCVINLSPNKRRVFNEAYRVLKEGGRLAISDVVMTTELPKELQADIQLYSGCISGASTIDYLADLMKQAGFKNISIIPKDESKEFIKEWAPEHKLEEYIVSATITAVK from the coding sequence ATGAGTGAAGTGCAAAACGATCAAATTCGTAATAATGTCCGTGAAAATTATAAAGAAATTGCATTAAGAGTAGTAAGTAATGATAATTGCTGTGCACCGAGTTGCTGCACACCAGATGAAAATCAAAACATTTCTATTGAAGAGATTTCTAAAAAAATGGGCTATACGACAGAAGAATTAAAAAATATTCCAAACGGAGCAAACATGGGACTAGGTTGTGGAAATCCTCAAGCAATTGCAGATTTAAAAGAAGGAGAAACAGTTCTTGACCTTGGTAGTGGTGGAGGCTTTGACTGTTTTCTGGCGTCACCAAAAGTAGGGGATAAAGGTAGGGTAATTGGTGTTGATATGACACCAGAAATGATTACAAAAGCTAGGAATAATGCTGAGAAAAATCAATTTAAAAATGTAGAATTTCGTTTAGGAGAAGTAGAGAATTTACCAGTTGCAGACTCCTTCGTTGATGTTATTATTTCAAATTGTGTCATAAATTTATCACCGAACAAAAGAAGAGTTTTTAATGAAGCTTATCGTGTATTAAAAGAAGGTGGCCGATTGGCAATTTCTGATGTTGTTATGACAACTGAATTACCAAAAGAACTACAAGCTGATATTCAATTGTATTCAGGATGCATCTCAGGAGCATCCACCATTGATTATCTTGCTGATTTAATGAAACAAGCTGGCTTTAAGAATATATCTATTATTCCAAAAGATGAATCAAAAGAATTCATTAAAGAGTGGGCACCAGAACATAAATTGGAAGAGTATATTGTTTCTGCAACAATAACAGCAGTAAAGTAA
- a CDS encoding arsinothricin resistance N-acetyltransferase ArsN1 family A: MTIIREALAKDIGSILSIYNEGIEDRIATLETETKDLSYMQEWFDNHKGRFKVIVAEQEGNIIGWSSLNQYNNRCAYAGVADLSVYVAREYRGKGIGKLLLTAVEDCAKENDFHKIVIFTFPFNQLGQNLYHKKGYREVGIFKNQGILDGKYVDVMAMEKLIV; the protein is encoded by the coding sequence ATGACTATAATCAGGGAGGCACTAGCAAAGGATATCGGTTCTATACTAAGTATTTATAATGAAGGTATCGAAGACAGAATAGCTACTTTAGAAACGGAAACAAAGGATTTATCATATATGCAAGAGTGGTTTGACAACCATAAAGGTCGCTTTAAAGTAATTGTAGCTGAGCAAGAAGGGAACATTATCGGTTGGTCATCGCTAAACCAATATAATAATAGATGTGCCTATGCAGGAGTAGCAGATTTGTCTGTCTATGTTGCTAGAGAGTACAGGGGAAAAGGCATTGGAAAATTACTACTTACAGCAGTTGAGGATTGTGCAAAAGAAAATGATTTTCATAAAATAGTGATCTTTACATTCCCATTTAACCAGCTGGGGCAAAATTTGTATCATAAAAAAGGGTATCGAGAAGTTGGTATATTTAAAAACCAAGGAATACTTGATGGGAAATATGTAGATGTAATGGCCATGGAAAAGTTAATTGTTTGA
- the smpB gene encoding SsrA-binding protein SmpB — protein sequence MPKGMGKMVAQNKKAYHDYSIEETYEAGIVLQGTEIKSIRAGKVNLKDSYARIEKGEVFLIGMHVSPYEQGNRYNHDPLRTRKLLLHNKEISKLIGETKEIGYSIVPLKLYLKNGYAKVLIGLAKGKKKYDKREDLKKKEAKREVERAFRDRQKM from the coding sequence ATGCCAAAGGGTATGGGAAAAATGGTTGCCCAAAATAAAAAGGCTTATCATGATTATTCAATAGAAGAAACGTATGAAGCAGGGATTGTTCTTCAAGGAACAGAAATTAAATCGATTCGAGCAGGAAAAGTAAACCTAAAGGATTCTTATGCAAGAATTGAAAAAGGGGAAGTTTTTTTAATCGGAATGCATGTTAGCCCTTATGAGCAGGGAAATCGATATAACCATGATCCGTTGCGCACGAGAAAGCTGCTTCTTCATAATAAAGAAATTAGCAAGCTGATCGGTGAAACGAAGGAAATTGGATATTCGATCGTACCACTAAAGCTTTATTTGAAAAATGGCTATGCAAAAGTTCTTATCGGTCTTGCAAAAGGGAAGAAGAAATACGACAAGCGTGAGGATTTAAAGAAGAAGGAAGCAAAGCGTGAAGTAGAGCGTGCTTTCCGCGATAGACAGAAGATGTAA
- the rnr gene encoding ribonuclease R, producing MENNIQQIMDKLLNHMKDEAYKPLTVQEIEAAFGIVDSSDFKDFVKALVLMEEKGLVVRTRSNRYGLPEKMNLIRGKLSGHAKGFAFVIPEEPGMDDIFIPPNETNNAMHGDIVLARVSSETSGQRREGTIVRILERGIQQIVGTYTESKHFGFVLPDDKKFASDIFIPKNASLGAVEGHKVVVKLTTYPEGRKSAEGEVIQILGHKNDPGVDILSIIHKHSLPMAFPDEVLDQANNTPETIAEKDLENRRDLRNETIVTIDGADAKDLDDAVTVTKLENGNYKLGVHIADVTHYVTEDSSIDREASDRGTSVYLVDRVIPMIPHRLSNGICSLNPKVDRLTLSCEMEITSTGEVVSHEIFQSVIKTTERMTYSDVNKILEDQDEELLKRYEPLVPMFQLMGELALILREKRMKRGAIDFDFKEAKVIVDEEGKPSDVVLRERSTAERLIEEFMLAANETVAEHFHWLDVPFIYRIHEDPKEDKLRRFFEFIINFGYIVRGTANSVHPRALQEIIEEVQGKPEEMVVSTVMLRSMQQAKYYPESLGHFGLSTEFYTHFTSPIRRYPDLIVHRLIRTYLIEGKVDPATREKWNALLPDIAEHSSNMERRAVDAERETDELKKAEYMEDKIGQEYDGIISSVTNFGMFVELPNTIEGLIHVSYMTDDYYRYDERHLAMIGERTGNVFRIGDEITVRVVKVNKDERSIDFEIVGMKGTPRRRESRELPKIIRTGSSERKPRKGKSEQGQGNKKNGNSSGKSPRKKKKFFENAPKAKRKNKKR from the coding sequence ATGGAAAATAATATTCAACAAATTATGGATAAGCTCCTCAATCATATGAAGGATGAGGCATACAAGCCCCTGACTGTACAGGAAATCGAGGCTGCATTCGGAATTGTGGATTCATCCGACTTTAAGGATTTTGTTAAAGCATTGGTTTTGATGGAGGAAAAAGGTCTTGTCGTGCGGACAAGAAGCAATCGTTACGGATTGCCGGAAAAAATGAATTTAATCCGAGGAAAGTTATCAGGGCATGCAAAGGGATTTGCTTTTGTTATACCAGAAGAGCCAGGTATGGATGATATTTTTATTCCACCGAATGAAACAAATAACGCCATGCACGGAGATATCGTTCTTGCTCGTGTCAGCTCAGAAACCTCAGGTCAAAGAAGAGAAGGCACGATTGTCCGTATACTCGAGCGCGGCATCCAACAGATTGTTGGGACATACACGGAGAGCAAGCATTTTGGCTTTGTCTTGCCAGATGATAAAAAATTCGCTAGCGATATTTTTATTCCGAAAAATGCTTCCCTAGGTGCTGTTGAAGGACATAAGGTAGTTGTGAAGCTGACAACTTATCCGGAAGGAAGGAAAAGTGCTGAAGGGGAAGTTATTCAAATCCTTGGTCATAAAAATGATCCGGGTGTGGACATCCTTTCGATTATTCATAAGCATAGTCTGCCAATGGCTTTTCCAGATGAAGTGCTTGATCAGGCAAATAACACGCCTGAAACGATTGCAGAAAAGGATTTGGAAAACCGCCGTGATTTAAGAAATGAAACAATTGTCACGATTGATGGCGCGGACGCGAAAGATTTGGATGATGCGGTTACCGTTACAAAATTAGAAAACGGAAATTACAAGCTTGGTGTACATATTGCTGATGTTACACATTACGTTACGGAAGATTCATCGATTGATCGGGAAGCTTCTGACAGGGGAACGAGTGTCTATTTGGTTGACAGGGTGATTCCAATGATCCCTCACCGCCTGTCAAATGGAATTTGTTCATTAAATCCAAAAGTAGACAGGCTGACATTATCCTGTGAAATGGAGATTACCTCTACTGGAGAGGTCGTTTCTCATGAAATCTTCCAAAGTGTTATTAAGACGACTGAGCGGATGACGTATTCAGATGTGAATAAAATTTTAGAGGATCAAGATGAGGAGCTCTTGAAACGGTATGAGCCGCTTGTACCGATGTTTCAATTAATGGGAGAACTTGCTCTAATTTTACGAGAAAAGCGGATGAAACGCGGCGCGATTGATTTTGATTTTAAAGAAGCAAAAGTTATTGTGGATGAAGAGGGAAAACCAAGTGATGTCGTTCTTCGCGAGCGCTCTACTGCTGAAAGACTCATTGAAGAATTTATGCTTGCAGCTAATGAAACGGTTGCAGAGCATTTTCATTGGCTGGATGTTCCCTTCATCTATCGAATCCATGAAGATCCGAAGGAAGATAAGCTGAGAAGGTTTTTCGAATTTATTATTAACTTCGGTTATATCGTTAGAGGAACAGCTAATTCCGTGCATCCTCGTGCATTGCAGGAAATTATTGAAGAGGTGCAGGGCAAGCCTGAAGAAATGGTCGTTTCAACAGTAATGCTGCGTTCAATGCAGCAGGCGAAATATTATCCAGAAAGTCTTGGCCACTTCGGACTCTCAACGGAATTCTATACGCATTTTACTTCGCCGATTCGTCGCTATCCAGACTTAATTGTCCATCGATTAATCCGAACTTACTTAATCGAAGGGAAGGTTGATCCTGCAACACGCGAAAAATGGAATGCCCTTCTTCCTGATATTGCTGAGCACTCCTCCAATATGGAGAGAAGAGCGGTTGATGCAGAGCGGGAAACGGATGAGCTGAAAAAAGCGGAATATATGGAAGACAAAATTGGGCAAGAATACGATGGAATTATTAGCTCTGTTACGAACTTTGGGATGTTTGTCGAGCTGCCGAATACGATTGAAGGCTTGATCCATGTTAGCTATATGACGGATGATTACTACCGTTATGATGAACGTCATTTAGCGATGATTGGGGAGCGTACAGGCAATGTCTTCCGAATCGGTGACGAAATTACGGTTAGGGTCGTAAAAGTAAATAAAGATGAGCGCTCGATTGATTTTGAAATTGTCGGTATGAAGGGAACACCTCGCAGACGGGAATCAAGAGAATTGCCGAAGATTATTCGCACAGGCAGCAGTGAGCGCAAGCCTCGAAAAGGAAAGTCTGAACAGGGTCAAGGGAATAAAAAGAATGGCAACAGTTCAGGAAAAAGCCCGAGAAAGAAAAAGAAATTTTTTGAAAACGCACCAAAAGCCAAGCGAAAAAATAAAAAGCGGTAG
- a CDS encoding alpha/beta hydrolase, whose translation MKIVAPKPFTFGDGKRAVLLLHGFTGNTADVRMLGRFLEGKGYTCHAPLYKGHGVPPEELVHTGPEDWWKNVMDGYEFLKNKGHKEIAVAGLSLGGVFSLKLGYTVPIKGITSMCAPMYIKSEEVMYEGILQYARDYKKLEGKSEEEIEKEMIEFRKTPMNTLKALQGLIADVRNHVDMIYSPTFVVQARHDHMINTDSANIIYNEVESDLKDLKWYEESGHVITLDKERDQVYEDVYQFLEKLDWEV comes from the coding sequence ATGAAAATTGTTGCACCAAAGCCGTTTACTTTTGGAGATGGAAAAAGAGCTGTATTGCTGCTGCATGGATTTACGGGAAATACAGCTGATGTGAGAATGCTGGGACGATTTCTTGAAGGAAAAGGCTATACATGCCACGCGCCTTTATATAAAGGGCATGGTGTACCACCGGAGGAGCTTGTTCACACGGGACCTGAGGACTGGTGGAAGAATGTAATGGATGGATATGAATTTTTGAAAAATAAAGGACATAAAGAAATTGCAGTTGCGGGTCTTTCCTTAGGCGGCGTATTTTCCTTGAAATTAGGATACACTGTACCTATAAAGGGGATTACTTCAATGTGTGCACCTATGTATATTAAAAGCGAAGAAGTGATGTATGAGGGAATTTTGCAATATGCACGTGATTATAAGAAGCTCGAAGGGAAAAGTGAAGAAGAAATCGAAAAAGAAATGATAGAATTCCGCAAGACGCCAATGAATACATTAAAGGCTCTTCAAGGTCTGATTGCAGATGTGCGTAATCATGTAGATATGATTTATTCCCCGACCTTTGTCGTTCAGGCTCGTCACGATCATATGATTAATACGGATAGTGCCAATATTATTTATAACGAAGTAGAATCGGATTTAAAGGATTTAAAATGGTACGAAGAATCTGGCCATGTCATTACACTTGATAAGGAGAGGGACCAGGTTTACGAAGATGTTTATCAATTTTTAGAGAAGCTTGATTGGGAAGTGTAA
- the secG gene encoding preprotein translocase subunit SecG: MLHTVLIVLLAIVSVGLILVVLLQSGKSAGLSGAISGGAEQLFGKQKARGLDLILHRITIVLSVLFFILTIAVSYFAL, encoded by the coding sequence ATGCTTCATACAGTATTAATCGTATTATTAGCTATCGTATCTGTTGGATTGATTCTTGTAGTACTTCTCCAATCTGGTAAAAGTGCTGGTCTATCTGGTGCCATTTCTGGGGGAGCTGAGCAGCTTTTTGGAAAGCAGAAAGCGCGCGGTCTTGATTTAATTCTTCACCGTATTACGATCGTTCTTTCAGTACTTTTCTTCATCTTAACGATCGCAGTTTCTTATTTTGCTTTGTAA
- a CDS encoding 3-oxoacyl-ACP synthase — MTNIGIEATNVYFPKGIETAAVLAEKTGIPENIIIEKFGLFQKYVADDTMHASDLAIAAARPILSKVDPLSIDVVIYFGSPYKDYQVWSCAPKIQHELGTKNAYAFEIMNVSSCFPIALKVAKDMLKSDETIENILLVGGCKESQIIDYDNPRSRFMFNFADGGAAALVKRGAIMSGILESAIITDGSFYEDVRVPAGGSKHFASYETVEKRQHYIDVPDPLSMKERLDPVSIPNFEQVIRKSLQKSGLTPQDIKLLLPLHTKRSMFLDLLHSLNLPEEKAIYLDHYGHLSALDPCIGLHIASEQGRLKPGDIAVAVSAGTGYTWAATVIEWKG; from the coding sequence ATGACGAATATTGGGATTGAAGCAACGAATGTTTATTTTCCAAAAGGGATCGAAACAGCAGCGGTCTTAGCAGAAAAAACAGGCATTCCTGAAAATATCATTATTGAGAAATTTGGTTTATTTCAAAAGTATGTAGCAGATGATACCATGCATGCCTCAGATTTAGCGATTGCTGCAGCTAGACCAATTTTATCTAAGGTAGATCCATTATCCATTGATGTCGTAATCTATTTCGGCAGTCCGTATAAAGACTATCAAGTGTGGTCATGTGCTCCGAAAATACAGCATGAGCTAGGTACAAAAAACGCCTACGCTTTTGAAATAATGAATGTAAGTTCATGCTTTCCAATCGCATTAAAAGTTGCTAAAGATATGCTTAAATCGGATGAGACGATTGAAAATATATTACTTGTTGGCGGGTGTAAAGAATCACAAATAATCGATTATGATAATCCACGCTCACGATTTATGTTTAACTTTGCGGATGGAGGAGCTGCCGCCTTAGTGAAGCGCGGTGCCATAATGAGTGGTATTTTAGAAAGTGCTATCATAACCGATGGATCGTTTTACGAGGATGTCAGAGTACCTGCAGGAGGATCTAAGCATTTTGCTAGTTATGAAACAGTTGAAAAGCGCCAGCATTATATTGATGTGCCAGATCCTTTAAGCATGAAAGAACGCTTGGATCCCGTATCCATCCCTAACTTCGAGCAAGTCATACGAAAGTCACTACAAAAAAGCGGTCTTACTCCCCAAGATATTAAACTTCTGCTGCCACTGCATACAAAACGTTCGATGTTTCTAGACTTATTACACTCCTTGAATTTACCCGAAGAAAAAGCGATATATCTAGATCACTATGGGCATTTGTCTGCACTTGATCCTTGCATCGGCCTGCATATTGCTTCCGAACAAGGAAGGCTAAAGCCCGGTGATATTGCCGTAGCTGTCAGCGCGGGAACTGGCTATACATGGGCCGCTACCGTAATTGAATGGAAAGGTTAA
- a CDS encoding MaoC family dehydratase — translation MTSYAIGQHASCSKTITETDFVLFAGLSGDFNPIHIDHEYAKKTRFNQRIAHGLLTSSLLSQLLGVHLPGKGSVYMEQTIRFTAPVFIGDTITASATVQEYLEEKRILKLLTECHNQKDELVLTGAATMKVPKEGGMI, via the coding sequence ATGACATCATATGCAATTGGTCAGCATGCTTCATGCAGCAAAACGATCACAGAAACTGATTTTGTTTTATTTGCAGGCTTAAGCGGTGATTTTAATCCCATTCATATTGATCATGAATATGCGAAAAAAACAAGATTTAATCAACGTATTGCCCATGGATTATTAACATCAAGCTTATTATCACAGCTTTTAGGTGTGCATTTACCTGGAAAGGGCTCTGTGTACATGGAACAAACCATTCGTTTTACAGCTCCGGTTTTTATTGGAGATACGATTACTGCATCGGCTACCGTTCAGGAATATTTAGAAGAAAAGAGGATCCTCAAGCTGCTGACGGAATGTCATAATCAAAAGGATGAGCTTGTCTTGACTGGAGCGGCTACAATGAAGGTTCCTAAGGAGGGTGGAATGATATGA